Proteins encoded within one genomic window of Rhizobium bangladeshense:
- a CDS encoding Flp family type IVb pilin, whose amino-acid sequence MKAFVNSVRAFAREEDGVALTEYLILLALLVGGVITAVTLAGTNLAAVWTAWAGWFTTELAVPA is encoded by the coding sequence ATGAAAGCATTTGTAAACAGCGTACGCGCTTTCGCGCGGGAAGAAGACGGCGTCGCACTTACTGAATACCTCATTCTGCTTGCCTTGCTGGTTGGCGGCGTGATCACGGCGGTAACATTGGCCGGCACCAATCTGGCTGCCGTTTGGACGGCATGGGCAGGGTGGTTCACGACCGAGTTGGCTGTCCCAGCCTGA
- a CDS encoding TadE/TadG family type IV pilus assembly protein: MVSLRAIKAFWGDSSGASLVEALLTFPIVMLVFAAFIEFGYAMSQWNQTVKALQYGARLAAVSDPVTTNFDAVFPIEAADPLNNGKAAPNDATISSTCGPALANCTAALNRIVLGSDGVCQAGTDPHPGICDLNWRIKRENLMVTYQRSGLGYWGRPDGPVLTMRLEVRDVTFDLPILGGLLGLNDITVPAHPVTITTEDLKTCSTC, encoded by the coding sequence ATGGTGAGCTTACGGGCAATCAAGGCATTCTGGGGCGATAGCAGTGGTGCCAGCCTCGTCGAAGCATTGCTGACCTTTCCGATCGTCATGCTGGTATTCGCCGCCTTCATCGAGTTCGGCTATGCCATGTCGCAGTGGAATCAGACAGTCAAGGCATTGCAATATGGTGCCCGTTTGGCGGCGGTATCCGATCCGGTGACGACGAATTTCGATGCCGTTTTCCCGATCGAAGCTGCCGATCCACTCAACAACGGCAAAGCGGCGCCGAACGATGCAACAATATCCTCGACCTGCGGACCGGCTCTTGCCAACTGCACGGCGGCATTGAACCGGATTGTCCTCGGAAGCGACGGCGTTTGCCAAGCTGGAACTGATCCCCACCCCGGCATTTGCGACCTCAATTGGCGCATCAAGCGGGAGAATCTGATGGTCACTTACCAGCGATCGGGGCTCGGTTATTGGGGCCGGCCGGACGGGCCCGTGCTGACGATGCGGCTGGAGGTGCGTGACGTCACCTTCGATCTGCCGATCCTCGGCGGGCTGTTGGGACTTAACGACATTACCGTCCCGGCCCATCCGGTGACGATCACGACGGAAGATCTGAAGACCTGTTCAACCTGCTGA
- a CDS encoding prepilin peptidase, with translation MLLMVDIISSLAVFLFLYAAWSDFRTWKIPNAVVLALVTLYALRAAALILGSKDVGAALFASSGIGGHIGAGLLMFMLGVALWAFRLFGAGDAKLFLPIGLFIGWHGMLPFAVSLLVLGIATLLALRLPVPLPVAHLAFFMRIAEIRTSRKIPYGVIMVFATLLTMALPMIRQQLQ, from the coding sequence ATGCTGCTAATGGTCGATATTATTAGTTCGCTTGCAGTATTTCTTTTTCTCTACGCCGCCTGGAGCGATTTCCGTACATGGAAGATCCCCAACGCCGTCGTGCTCGCGCTCGTAACACTTTATGCCCTGCGGGCGGCGGCCTTGATACTTGGCTCCAAGGATGTCGGCGCGGCGCTGTTTGCTTCGAGCGGAATCGGTGGCCACATAGGGGCCGGTCTGCTGATGTTCATGCTTGGGGTAGCGCTCTGGGCGTTCCGGCTGTTTGGCGCAGGAGACGCCAAGCTTTTCCTGCCGATCGGCCTATTTATAGGATGGCATGGAATGCTGCCGTTTGCGGTGTCGCTCCTTGTCCTCGGCATCGCGACGCTGCTGGCCCTGCGGCTGCCGGTTCCGCTGCCCGTTGCACATCTCGCCTTCTTCATGCGCATTGCGGAAATTCGGACGAGCCGGAAGATACCCTATGGCGTCATCATGGTTTTCGCCACGCTCCTGACCATGGCCTTGCCCATGATCCGACAGCAGCTGCAGTGA
- a CDS encoding TetR/AcrR family transcriptional regulator gives MSRTSSAKKSETSNEISTAVSEDRIPPRERIVSTALELFRERGIRGIGVDAIADAALTNKMTLYRHFGSKDELVCETLRRASEKADAIWRDLEAAYPGDPRAQLDAWVEMRAQCLNGEPAGCDLANAAIELKGEGHPAHEMIERHKAAQRDHLAALCSAAGAREPQLLADTLTLLLEGARVSRQAMGAAGCCGHFAKACRAAIASFS, from the coding sequence ATGTCAAGGACTTCGTCCGCAAAAAAATCAGAAACTTCGAATGAAATCTCCACAGCCGTTTCAGAAGATCGCATCCCGCCGCGGGAGCGCATCGTCTCGACGGCCCTGGAGCTTTTCCGTGAGCGCGGCATTCGCGGCATCGGCGTCGATGCCATCGCCGACGCCGCCCTGACCAACAAGATGACGCTCTACCGCCATTTCGGCTCGAAGGACGAACTCGTCTGCGAGACGCTGCGGCGTGCCTCCGAAAAGGCCGATGCCATCTGGCGCGATCTGGAGGCCGCTTATCCCGGCGATCCCCGCGCCCAGCTGGACGCCTGGGTGGAGATGCGGGCGCAGTGTCTGAACGGCGAGCCGGCCGGCTGCGATCTCGCCAACGCCGCCATCGAGCTCAAGGGGGAGGGCCATCCCGCCCACGAAATGATCGAGCGGCACAAGGCCGCGCAGCGCGATCACCTCGCCGCACTCTGTTCGGCGGCCGGTGCGCGCGAACCTCAACTTCTTGCCGATACGCTGACGCTGCTGCTCGAAGGCGCGCGCGTCAGTCGCCAGGCTATGGGCGCCGCCGGCTGTTGCGGCCATTTCGCCAAGGCCTGCAGAGCAGCGATCGCTTCTTTCTCCTGA
- a CDS encoding TadE/TadG family type IV pilus assembly protein → MLSRIVRRFWNDHRGYVIALTLIAMPMLLGFSLLIIDVGRSSNLHTDLQNAVDAMALAGARELDGRDDAISRAQTAIEKIANSAAFSGGGTGMSLGSNIVVTYDAGNDAGSTVTVLFLKDIPANDDTPIPSSMETTVASEASYAWVIAKPQAMQTIFPIPVGFTRNTINIAADAVAVYHASACDVTPIFICNPFEPAGNTSESASEDAATALHTNFAAGNLYGRQIELHSTAASNPGPGNFGFLRTPLGNGASVLAEALATGNPGTCYTQDSLDTETGAKAGPVEDGVNTRFGFYSSSFNKVNGNYRYRPAQNVRSAQTIGGGGKKGCDTYNPVMVGDVVGDATKALPLGYGAGMTSLAGGKISSGNNWQYATYWNVAQGTAAPSTSTVLSNYSSYPPQATGTPSQPSAYDVYRYELATPSLINHASANGETGTPATGGQCYSGPDLSNYTADEYGDRREIFSAIVNCGYEASVGHLNGHKATRAVAFARMFLTKPAIKVGGERYLSLEMIDITGKGGRGTLDEFLREEAELVR, encoded by the coding sequence ATGCTGAGCAGGATTGTCAGACGGTTCTGGAACGATCATCGCGGCTATGTCATCGCCTTGACGCTCATCGCCATGCCAATGCTTCTCGGCTTTTCGCTGCTCATCATCGATGTCGGCCGCAGCAGCAACCTGCATACTGATCTTCAGAACGCGGTCGATGCGATGGCGCTGGCCGGGGCCCGTGAACTCGATGGCCGCGATGATGCGATTTCGAGAGCGCAGACGGCGATCGAGAAAATCGCCAACAGCGCGGCTTTCTCCGGGGGTGGGACCGGCATGTCCCTCGGCTCGAATATAGTCGTGACCTATGACGCCGGAAACGATGCGGGGAGCACTGTTACCGTGCTTTTCCTGAAGGACATCCCGGCCAACGACGATACGCCCATCCCGTCTTCGATGGAAACGACGGTGGCCAGCGAAGCGTCCTACGCATGGGTCATCGCCAAGCCGCAGGCGATGCAGACGATCTTTCCGATCCCGGTCGGCTTCACCCGCAATACGATCAACATCGCTGCCGACGCCGTGGCGGTATACCATGCCAGCGCCTGCGACGTGACGCCGATCTTTATCTGCAATCCGTTCGAGCCGGCTGGAAACACGAGTGAAAGCGCCAGCGAAGATGCAGCTACGGCCTTGCACACCAACTTTGCGGCCGGCAACCTCTATGGCCGACAGATCGAGCTTCACAGCACCGCTGCGTCCAATCCCGGCCCCGGCAATTTCGGCTTCCTGCGGACCCCCTTGGGCAATGGTGCGTCCGTGCTGGCGGAGGCTCTTGCCACCGGCAATCCCGGTACCTGCTATACACAGGACAGCCTCGACACGGAAACCGGTGCAAAGGCGGGGCCCGTCGAGGATGGCGTCAATACGCGCTTCGGCTTTTATTCCTCATCGTTCAACAAGGTGAACGGGAATTACCGTTACCGACCTGCCCAAAATGTACGCTCCGCTCAGACAATCGGCGGCGGCGGAAAGAAGGGCTGCGATACTTACAACCCGGTCATGGTCGGAGATGTTGTCGGCGATGCGACCAAGGCTTTGCCGCTCGGCTATGGAGCGGGCATGACTTCGCTTGCCGGTGGCAAGATCAGCAGCGGCAACAATTGGCAGTACGCGACCTATTGGAATGTCGCGCAAGGAACCGCTGCGCCCTCGACGAGCACGGTCCTCAGCAACTACTCCAGTTATCCCCCGCAGGCGACGGGAACACCAAGCCAACCCTCCGCATACGATGTTTATCGTTACGAGCTTGCAACTCCCTCTCTCATCAACCATGCCTCGGCGAATGGTGAGACCGGAACGCCGGCAACGGGCGGCCAGTGCTATAGCGGACCGGACCTTTCGAACTATACGGCGGACGAATATGGCGATCGCCGCGAGATCTTCTCGGCCATTGTCAATTGTGGTTATGAAGCCTCGGTCGGCCATCTGAACGGTCACAAGGCTACGCGCGCCGTGGCCTTCGCCCGCATGTTCCTGACCAAGCCGGCGATCAAGGTTGGCGGCGAACGATACCTTTCTCTGGAGATGATCGACATCACCGGCAAGGGTGGTCGCGGTACGCTGGACGAATTCCTGCGGGAAGAAGCGGAGCTGGTCAGATGA
- a CDS encoding TadE/TadG family type IV pilus assembly protein, protein MMALRDFIRHRLCLGFWRREEGAVLAEALLAIPFVTLFAAAILEFGSIFWQRMQIDAGLRDAGRYLSRCRPLSGTYVPTCNEATAKTIAFYGTQTPAADAEPRVPDWKDAADITITAPDADGNITLSTAHLYKSSPVFSFLGIDAITISSFHEERYIGW, encoded by the coding sequence ATGATGGCGCTCCGCGATTTCATCCGGCATCGGCTTTGTCTCGGCTTCTGGCGGCGGGAGGAAGGCGCAGTGCTTGCCGAAGCGCTGCTCGCGATCCCCTTTGTGACGCTCTTTGCGGCTGCCATATTGGAGTTTGGCAGCATCTTCTGGCAGCGCATGCAGATCGACGCCGGCTTGCGCGATGCAGGGCGTTACCTTTCGCGCTGCCGACCGTTGTCGGGAACCTATGTGCCGACATGTAACGAGGCGACTGCGAAGACGATCGCCTTTTATGGAACGCAAACACCTGCGGCAGACGCCGAACCCCGCGTACCTGACTGGAAGGACGCTGCCGACATCACCATCACTGCTCCGGATGCAGACGGCAACATCACCCTTTCGACTGCGCATCTCTACAAGAGCTCGCCGGTCTTCAGCTTCCTCGGAATCGACGCCATCACCATCAGTTCCTTTCACGAAGAGAGATACATCGGATGGTGA
- the cpaB gene encoding Flp pilus assembly protein CpaB → MRSSTILSLVIAFVLAAAAVFGMRAYLSDQKARLLAMNGMKAEERTLVVAATPMRFGDRVRSENLRAIPWPSNETPAGSFVSIEAVVGNDAQPRYAMAAIDPGEPVLSSKITGTGERATLSAALDQGMKAISIRVNDVLGVAGFVRPSDRVDVLLTRVVRGPAGNDQTFVDVLLQGVKVLAVDQTADERKDEPSVVKTVTFEVTTDEAQRLTLGSSIGTLSLALRNVASSSIEQTRPITIADLGGGAMATELSKDLENIKLPEPEKQVQIAEQKVEPVLPVEPKWVTVGVWNTTKREEHRVGQ, encoded by the coding sequence ATGCGTTCGTCAACGATTTTAAGTCTGGTTATTGCGTTTGTACTTGCAGCAGCAGCAGTTTTCGGCATGCGCGCGTACCTCTCCGATCAGAAAGCCCGATTGCTGGCCATGAACGGCATGAAGGCTGAGGAGAGAACACTTGTCGTCGCCGCCACGCCGATGCGCTTCGGTGATCGAGTTCGTTCCGAAAATCTCAGGGCCATTCCCTGGCCTTCCAATGAAACACCCGCAGGCTCATTCGTCAGCATCGAGGCGGTCGTTGGCAACGATGCCCAACCGCGTTATGCCATGGCGGCGATCGACCCTGGCGAACCGGTGCTATCCTCGAAAATCACCGGTACCGGCGAACGCGCGACGCTGTCGGCGGCGCTCGACCAGGGCATGAAGGCGATCTCCATCCGCGTCAACGACGTGCTTGGCGTTGCCGGCTTCGTCAGGCCCTCCGATCGCGTGGACGTACTTCTGACGCGGGTCGTACGCGGGCCGGCAGGCAACGACCAGACCTTCGTCGACGTGCTGCTGCAAGGCGTCAAGGTGCTGGCGGTGGACCAGACGGCGGACGAACGCAAGGACGAACCATCCGTCGTCAAAACCGTGACTTTCGAGGTCACGACCGATGAGGCCCAGCGCCTTACCCTCGGTTCCAGCATCGGCACGCTCTCGCTGGCGCTTCGCAATGTTGCCTCTTCCTCTATCGAGCAGACCCGGCCGATCACCATTGCCGACCTCGGTGGCGGGGCGATGGCGACGGAACTTAGCAAGGATCTGGAAAATATTAAGTTGCCAGAACCTGAAAAACAAGTGCAGATTGCGGAGCAGAAGGTCGAGCCAGTGTTGCCGGTTGAGCCAAAATGGGTGACAGTGGGAGTCTGGAACACGACGAAGCGCGAGGAGCACCGAGTCGGCCAGTGA
- a CDS encoding type II and III secretion system protein family protein: MANGKGRSARMKSLAALAAVFSACVCLGPGFAGCANAQEKFVTLGKSVQHVTLPPNETLTLNTGQAFGDLVIGSADMIDVVPLSDRSLFIRGKKTGATNISVYGDDKSLLGVIDIRVASDFSEVASAIRSAAPSARVRVINSNDRIRLTGIVRDGIELQRVMEIAQSYSDQPVLNQLRVSDSQQVMLEVRVIEASRQTGRDLGIGWSGYGNNNRIGKATTSQGIAVNDNGNLARTLLDPKGAATGALPFGQLIAKVLEISGGHIDVVINALEQKGLVRRLAQPNLIAMSGSTASFHAGGEVPILKTTNNGSTVATETDYRPFGVRLTFKPVVLDDGVINLEIEPEVSELDPSINVNGNPGFISRAASTTVALRDGQSFAMAGLLQSINAKDIQQLPGLGKIPVLGALFRSTSFQKRESDLVIVVTPHIVRPARPGEDLYSPLDQTRSSNDVELFALGVMEVDKDMLRRFRNGVGVTGPYGHRLDLNQGVQAVATKR, translated from the coding sequence ATGGCGAACGGCAAGGGAAGAAGCGCAAGGATGAAAAGCCTTGCGGCGCTAGCGGCAGTGTTTTCGGCCTGTGTGTGTTTAGGGCCCGGATTTGCCGGCTGCGCCAACGCACAGGAAAAGTTCGTCACGCTCGGCAAATCGGTCCAGCATGTGACCTTGCCTCCGAATGAAACGCTGACGCTGAATACCGGCCAGGCCTTCGGCGATCTCGTCATCGGCAGCGCCGATATGATCGACGTGGTGCCGCTTTCCGACCGGTCGCTGTTCATCCGCGGCAAGAAGACCGGGGCCACCAATATCTCGGTCTATGGCGATGATAAGTCGCTTCTCGGCGTCATCGACATCCGCGTTGCCAGCGACTTCAGCGAAGTCGCCTCCGCGATTCGCTCTGCCGCGCCCTCGGCCCGGGTCAGGGTAATCAACTCCAACGATCGCATTCGCCTGACGGGCATCGTCCGTGACGGCATCGAACTGCAGCGGGTGATGGAAATCGCCCAGTCTTATTCCGACCAACCGGTGCTGAACCAGTTGCGTGTCAGTGACAGCCAGCAGGTGATGCTGGAGGTCCGTGTCATCGAAGCCTCGCGCCAGACGGGTCGTGACCTCGGGATCGGTTGGTCCGGGTACGGCAACAACAACCGCATCGGCAAGGCAACGACCAGCCAGGGAATCGCGGTGAACGATAACGGCAACCTAGCCCGTACCCTCCTCGATCCCAAGGGTGCGGCAACGGGTGCGCTGCCCTTTGGCCAGTTGATCGCCAAGGTGCTGGAAATCTCGGGCGGCCACATCGACGTGGTCATCAACGCGCTCGAGCAGAAGGGGTTGGTGCGCCGCCTGGCTCAGCCGAACCTCATCGCCATGAGCGGCTCGACCGCCAGCTTCCATGCCGGCGGTGAAGTGCCGATCCTAAAGACGACGAACAACGGTTCGACGGTAGCCACCGAGACGGACTATCGTCCTTTCGGTGTGCGGCTGACCTTCAAGCCGGTGGTCCTTGACGACGGCGTCATCAATCTGGAGATCGAGCCTGAGGTTTCCGAGCTGGATCCATCGATCAACGTCAACGGCAATCCCGGGTTCATCTCCCGCGCTGCCAGCACCACGGTAGCGCTTCGCGACGGCCAGAGCTTTGCGATGGCGGGCCTGCTGCAGTCGATCAATGCCAAAGACATTCAGCAATTGCCGGGCCTCGGGAAGATACCGGTTCTCGGCGCACTGTTCCGTTCGACGAGTTTCCAGAAGAGGGAATCCGATCTCGTTATCGTCGTCACCCCGCACATAGTGCGACCGGCGCGGCCGGGCGAGGATCTCTACAGTCCGCTCGATCAGACACGTTCTTCCAACGACGTCGAGCTTTTCGCGCTCGGTGTCATGGAAGTCGACAAGGACATGCTCCGACGATTTCGCAACGGCGTAGGCGTGACTGGGCCCTACGGCCATCGTCTAGACCTGAACCAGGGAGTCCAAGCCGTTGCTACAAAACGCTAA
- a CDS encoding winged helix DNA-binding protein: protein MAGERIQPAIGPIVSSAHLADGALPALSELEFGLILAGNAFDRWMVRCMTAAGEPGCAAIDVLVLHSVAHRQRPKRLADLCSVLGVDDTHLVIYALKKLEKRGLVKSARAGKEKLISATDKGFETCLKYRAVREALLVESMRGIGLDARATSAVAATLRTLSGHYDQAARAAASL, encoded by the coding sequence ATGGCAGGTGAGCGTATACAGCCGGCAATCGGGCCGATCGTCTCCTCCGCACATCTGGCCGACGGCGCGCTTCCCGCCCTTTCGGAGCTGGAGTTCGGCCTGATCCTCGCCGGCAACGCCTTCGACCGCTGGATGGTGCGCTGCATGACGGCGGCGGGCGAGCCCGGCTGCGCCGCCATCGACGTGCTCGTGTTGCATTCGGTGGCTCACCGGCAGCGGCCGAAGCGGCTCGCCGATCTCTGCAGCGTGCTCGGCGTCGACGATACGCATCTGGTGATTTATGCGCTGAAGAAGCTGGAAAAACGTGGTCTCGTGAAAAGCGCGCGGGCGGGCAAGGAGAAGTTGATCAGCGCCACAGACAAGGGCTTTGAAACCTGTCTGAAATACCGGGCGGTGCGGGAGGCGTTGCTGGTGGAGTCCATGAGGGGCATCGGGCTCGATGCCAGGGCGACATCGGCGGTCGCGGCCACGCTCAGGACGCTGTCCGGACACTACGATCAAGCAGCAAGGGCCGCCGCCTCTCTGTGA